CGTTGCATGCCGCAACGTGTTGGATCAGGCCCTATTAGCGGTTCCTGCTGAGGATAGCGGATTGCTAGGAAGTCACATGGTTGGTACTGTCAGGGCGGCTGTTGTTCGGGCCCAGACCAGGGAAGCGCCGTCTGCCTTTTTAAATAGGGCGTACTATGAAGTCTTTGCCTTTGTGTTTAATGATTACAGAATAAACTGTACTATTATACTCAGTAAGGTACTGATACGGTCAGTCGGTGCTGGTGGTTTAGTGGGtggaatgtttttcttttcgcGTCATTAAAAGCTTGGAAGGATAGCAGAAAAGCAGTCTTGTCCAAGGTTGTCTTCACTGAAGAATCGCCCCTTTTCATTACTCAAAACCGTAACCCCAGTGAACACATCCTATTTGTGATAACTGCCTTTGTTTGTTATAGGACTAGGATGTACAGCTTTAGTCCCCATGGGTAGAAGATTTATTGcacatgtaaacaaaacacataagTGACATTGTTGGTTAATCCAGATTTTAGATATGAATATGAAGATCAAGGAGGCTGTTTCAAAGGCAACAATCTCTCTATTGCTTGGGATCTGATTtgacattctttttttaataacataatTTGAATGTTTCGGGAAGTGCGTGGGATGAATCATTGCGACACTCGCAGCAGAATAGATATCATGTGTCCTGGGTTGGCTCACCCAGCTTGTTTTCAAAGCTGCTGCGTATTTAGGTCAACAACACACGCTCTAACCTACTGATGGAGATCAGTCTCTGATTTTCACATTTAGAatatagaaaaatgtattcacGTGGTACACACATAAATGTAATTCATCTTGGTAGCTTGTGGGTCCCCAGAGACACACTGAATGCATACAACAAGTGCAACAGTTGAGAAttgaagtacaaaataagaggGCCCTGGTCAGAGATGGTGCCATAAATATCCTGGCATGAACTGAGGTATGCGCTACGGCTTGTTGACCCAAAGCTACTACCTTCCTGGCATATCCAGGCATCTGAGGATAACCTTTGTTAAATACTTCTAAAGTCTGTGGCAAAGAATATAGCAATTGGAAAACAAACCGCGacagtacatttaaatgtatttgtgataTTGGAGACCTTAGGCATTTTGTCCTGtttcttgatgttttgttatGTTAATGCATACATTTATCTGCTCGGCTAACCACATTTTCTTTCCCCCAACAGTATGAAGTGAAACGGAACTGAATTTTTGTACCATCCGCAACTGCTTCAAGTTCAGATCATAACAAAGAAACTGAAGATAAAACTCCCGAAACTAAAGCAAAGTTGCAACACTGAAGACGCATAGAAAACCAACCAACCGATCACTTCAAGGGTTTAAAACGCAAGAAGTAACCAAATCCTGAAACGACCAAAGAAGACGCCCATCAGCCCAATTGAAACGAAACAGAGAAGCAATCCTATGCCCAAGCATATTCTGAGAAGACTAACTGATCTGAAACCAGAAGTTTGTGCCTACTCAACAGCTTTGACAAAGCACACGTCCCAACGCTGCTCCTAgccctcctcatcctcaccacACCACCGACTCACCACCGGGGTGTGGAGTGGGCTGCTACCTGCTAGTTTTATTTCCCCCCCCATAGTTACCcccatcttttccttttctctacTCTACTATTTTCATTgtatactttctttttttacagcagtGTTTATGCACCTGCGTCCGCCTTTTTTGTGCTAGATTTCTccccctctgttttttgttttgctttatgcaACCATCTAGAACTTGTGCCAGAAACCtgtaacaagtgtgtgtgtgctcgtgtgtgtgttcaactgTGTGAGTGAAGAGATCTGCAGGGACGGCAAAATCACTGAGATCCTGAAAATTACAAGATTCAACACAACAAGTAAAGGTGGGTGTCAGTTAGTAGTCCCTTCATAACATGAGGCCTGTCATGTTAACGAGAATTGTACGTGTAGATCAATTCACTTTTGATTTcatttgtcatgttttgaaTGATCCCCCTCCACAATATGCTGAAAATATTTCCCTATCAGGTTAAACGATCCTGATAAAAAATATCTGATGTAAGTTGGGTATGATTCAGAAGATAAGGTTGTTAAATTCCCTATTTGTACACATTTGTTGTACATGACACTCAATCTGTCAGTACATCTGTATCAGTGTGATTCAGTTTGGCCAGCTTCGCTGATTTCCTGCAGCAATCCGGgggttttaatttatttttgtcactcaACATGAGTGCATTTGTCCTCTTTGTTGAAATTGGATGTTGTTTAAGCAAACAGacatgtgtgttaatgttttcaaaaaggCTTTATTGAAACAATCTGCATTTGTGTCATTAATCGAAATTTGACAACTCTTAATTTTTAAATGGCAACAACAGCTGATCTCGCAGATATGGAAAAGAAAGCTACTGCTTGTTTTGAAATCAACCTTGTATATTCATTCCTCTTTGCACATTCCTTATGTGGAATGAGTCTGATAAGTGATAGATTAGAACGCTGATCATGCGAGTGACCTCTGCATTGTCACTTGCTAAAGATAACTCTTCTCTAAACACAAGCCAGCTGAACTGAAGCTACACCTCCTCCAAACAGTTAAGCTGGTTATTCCATTTAGTTTGAGAATGACTTAATTTCCTATCCCACACCCAGCCCACCCTTTCCCTATTCTGTGGTTTTAAAGCCATATCCTCTAagatttttgtcttttcaacTTCCTCCCGCCGGGAAGCCAACAGCTAtttatcctttttgttttgtgacaCATGGCACACTGGCTGAGTTATCTGCCTTACCCGTTATGTTTGTTCCTCTCTTCACCCCTGCAGACATCCAGCGGTGTATCATTGGGTGGTCTCATAAAATAGAACTTTAACAgtcaagcaaaaaaaaaaactcaaacaagTAATCCAAGTTCAGCAAGTGCTCGAGCAAGTTCGGTCCGAGTTTATGGGAAAATATGGGCAGCCCCTGGAAAGGCTTTGTTGAGTTTACCTTGCCTGCGTCGCCACCCACCGCATTTGTTAGCGCTGACCTGAGCAGCACCTCCCCTGTCGGACTCAGCCTGTCGCCATATGGCCGATCCGTAAGTTCCACCTTCCCACCTCTTTTTCTACGTGCCCCACCCCCATCGAACACCCATCCACCCACCTTGCCCTGCATCTCTCTGCTGTGAATGGCCTAACCTTCTTCATCCTTTCCGGGCTCCCGAGACTAGCCTCTACTTAGTTTTATTGTTGCAGGGCGAGGGGTGTTCAGctgattttgaaaatgtggtgcctttttttttttttttttaactccttAAGAGGCGTTTCTTGAGTTCAATTTCAGTTCGTCAGTTCATTAAAATCGTGGGGAGTTCTGACTAACTGCATATCCGCCGGTCCTGGTATATAGTTAAATGAATTCAATGGGAAGTATTTGAAGTACTTGCCCGTCATCTTCAAACTTAAGTCTTTACTATCTCCGAGACCAAATTGTTTTCAACCAAATCATGCAGCCTTTGTACTCTTCAGACCATATAAGGGTAAAAGGCCTCCGAATAGGTTATGTTCTGTTGGGTCTTTGTTGAAGTGCAGTACAGGGCCTAAGAAGAGGCTGCTCTGGGACCCCACCCCTCCTCATAACACATCACCGTCTCTCTGTCCACTGTAGATGCATCGCTCCTTTGGCCTGTCATTTGCATTCCAACTCTCCATCTTCAGTGGTTTTAACACACTCTGCCTTGAGTAGCGTTAGGGACTCAAACCACTTCACTTTCCCTTTCTGCGCAGAGGTTTGTTAAGTTTTCCAGCCTTCTCTGTAGAGCCATCCCGTGTGGATGCACCAGTGTGTTTTTAACCACTGATCAATGCTGTCAATAGATGTTGTCATGGTCGCAGTTCTGTGTTATGAAGTTGCCTTGTGGTTCTTTGGGCTTTATTTTGTTGTCGTTAGGATTGGAGATCGTGATGAGCTGAATTGCATTGGAAAAGCcttttataaaaaagaacatgtaATATAGTGCAACGTGTTTGTATGGTATGATGGGCCCCTTTACATGAGTCAATGCTCAAACACTGGTGCTTGTTTGCAATAACATCAGTTtagaaaaatactgtattttataaCATTTGGCTGGATAACTGTTCTTGAGTGATAACCAAACAATTTGTGATGTCTGGGAAAGGTTAATTTGTAAGAAAATGCTACAAAGGCTATGACTATGCTCCCTTTTTCAAAGCTGTTGCCTCCTCCCAACAGCATATGCAAGTCCTACCCCCAGTGTCAGAAATGGAAAGAGGCTCCTCTGAACCTCCAGTGGCTCGCAACACTGGCTCTGCCCCATCTACCTCTACCGCTCCCATGACTATCCCCCGCTGCTCCTCCCTCTCATGCCATCCCCATCCAGGAAGTAAAAAACACAAGCGGACCCCCCTGTATCAGAGATCAGTAAGGGGCATGCTCTGGTGCTGCCCATGTTGACTTTTAACATCCCTGTAGTCTGCTGTTTTTGTGGTGATGTTTTGATAACTGCATGGTTTGTAGGTGCGTGAGCTTAACCAGGATGCAGTGGCAGATTTTGATTGAGTTTTTATTGATACACTGGTTGGTAAGTAGAGGGAGATCAGTCCTTTCGTTTTTGTCTAACCAGATTTGCATGAACGTTTTGTCAGCGCTTACATGGTTTGGGACTCATTTAATTGTTAAATTCTGGGAATTTTTTAACTTGAAGTGCATAACACTTGTAAGGAACCAGAGAGACCCGTACAGTGTGGTCGGTGTGTGATGtggattattatttatgttaaatgGGAAGACTTATTTCTAGATAGGCATTGTAACATCTCTGTCGTTGGCCAGAAAGCTCCCAGAAGACTCAAATTTAGTTTTAATGTTGCTTTTTCCACCCTTCCCACTTTCTCCTGAATTTGTGGTATCTGCATGTTTTGAACTGCATTTGTCGTTTGGTATTTGAGGTTGGCATCAACGACTGCATTAAACTGCAACATACTCAAGTGTTTTTCTGTTAAGCTCCTcttttgaattcattttaaCACTTGCTTCTCCTCTTCCCCAGATGAGTTTTGACCCAGGCATGCTCCATAACAATGGACATACTGCGTATGCTAATGGGACAGGGCCAGGCATTAGAGAGACTGGCGTGGTGGAGAAACTCCTGACCTCTTATGGGTTCATCCAGTGCTCCGAACGCCAGGCTCGTTTGTTCTTCCACTGTTCCCAGTACAATGGCAACCTGCAGGAGCTCAAAATAGGAGGTGAGGGGCTTTGGATTAATATACCAATCATACATACTTAACTttagaaatgaaatgtgttggaCAATTAGCTGCTAGCTTAGTTGTGACATTTTCGATACCCTATTAACTGGTGGTAAGCGCTATTAACTCTGTGAGCAACTGTTAACCACTTTTATTTATGCTGCATAGAAATCTGATGTTTACCTTACTGACCCCTGTGGTCGGTCCTTACgcttgcattgtttttgtagGTGCATATTTAACTAACAGTAGTGTCAAGCTCTGTGAAGGACATGTTGCACTTCCTGTGactacttcaaaataagagtaaattagttttttaaccaaatgaatatttttaatGTGAAGGTGCAACAGTGAGAATGTACAGTTTGCATTTTTGCGGTTACTGGGCCACAGACATCATAATACTGGAAATTTGTCAATATACTTTAATCATAGGACTATTCTCTCAATCACTGTTTTGTTTACCTTATTATGCAATAGCAGACATCCAGTAATCTTGATTACCTCTCTTAAAGTAGTCTGTGTCATTTCAAGTGTCTAAGCGTCTGCTGTTCTCCTGCTTCCCTCTCCTCAGATGATGTAGAGTTTGAGGTATCCTCTGACAGGCGCACTGGCAAGCCCATAGCAGTGAAGCTGCTAAAGATAAAGCCAGAGGTGCTGCCAGAGGAGCGCATCTCGGGCCAGGTGGGGCCAGACCTGCACGCCTATCCCTTTACTGTGCTGCATGGTTATATTCATCCAGTTAAGGaacaccattttatttttggttctGTCGTTTGTCtgtcaaataatatttatatggcccattgtgtttttttgggcAGAAGATGTTAATGTACATACATTGTTAAatttgacccccccccccctcctacTTTTCTAATCCATTTGAACATTTCCCATCCagatttacacttttttttaaatttaaaccTGGCCTGGTGTGCTTACATGCATGTTTGCTAGAGGTGCCGAATGTCTATAGAACAAATATGGTCAAGTGATCAATTTAATGGCTGAGTGTATTCGCTTCTATGAATACCCACTGCAACTAATATGGCGCAGTCACTCGCACTAAAACTAATCCTACATGTAGCTCTTTGCTACTATGCATCTAGGTCCACACACAGAGCACAATTTGACTCCAAACTCTCATTAACTGATTTAAGTCACTTACTAGGTTATTGAGACATGTTAGCAACATGCTGCATATTTCATGCAAACTGTGGGTGATGCACCACACTGGTGACACTTGATATACTTGTTACtgtatacatttgaatttaagCCATTTACctgtgacattttgaaaattaaagccATTTCATCCATCACATGTCCAGAAATATTTTAATTGGGCTATGTAATTACATTGAATACCTAACCTACGATTGGCAAAGGGAAGTGCtaataaccccctctgtttatTCCTCCCTTTTCCTTAGGTTGTCTCCTCAATCCCAGTGCACTTGGATGGAAAGTCTGCACCCGGCCAGGTTCCCACTGGCAGTGTGTGTTATGAAAGAAATGGGGTAAGTGGCATGGCTTCAAAGATTAGAGAAATGCaggatgtttttaaaatgtcctccTTTCTTgatgatcctttttttttaacaatcatTTACTTGCTGTGTACTTGACTTACCCTCCTTGCATCTGCTTCTAAATTAAGATAAAGGATGTATCCTCATGGCCTCCACAGGGGCCCTTTATATCCACTgtacaacaaaatgcagttgGAAGCCAAGTTCCTTTTAATGTTGCACAAGAGAAACAAAagttttgtatttgaatgtaaacggcagcaacaaaaacaaggcTAAAATTCGGTAGCAGATACACtttctttacataaaaaaaatagcatgCCTCTatgaatgtaaaatattatAGTGGTAGTTAGTGTGTTCAAACCCTGATGTGACTTTCAACAGGAAGTGTTCTACCTTACCTACACGCCTGACGATGTGGAGGGTAATATGCACCTGGACACAGGCGACAAAGTCAGCTTTTATATGGACACCAACAAGCAGTAAGTCTTTACACCATAACTGCGTTCTTGCCTTAATATGCATAGCTTCCACTTGGGCTTCATGGTTTACTTTTGTTGTATTTCAGCACCGGTGCTGTCAGTGCTCGTAATATTCAACTGGTGAAGAAAAAGCAAATGAGGTGCCAGGGTGTGGTGTGTGCTACAAAGGTAATGGACATAATATCATTACGTTTTCTATTAAGCAGCTTTGAAATGGTCTTTATGATAGCTGACTTCACAAAAAACGCGAAAAGGAATTGTACATTTTTCCTTTGAATGTAACCAACTGGCCTTTGTCTCAAAACTCACTCAAAGCAACTGAACTCTTAAAACAGGATCTCCCCTTTTTGAGAGGACGGCTGTTTTTGCCCTGATGTTGAACCACGTGTTCTCTTGCAGGAGGCCTTTGGATTCATCGAGAGGGCAGATGTGGTGaaggagattttttttcactACAGCGAGTTCAAGGGTGACCTGGAGGCTCTGCAGGCTGGAGATGACGTAGAGTTCACCatcaaagacagaaatgtaGGATTTGTCAAGCTTTTCATCCCTTCAAATACTTGAGTAACTTTTGTACTTGGCTTAGATTTATAATAACTTTGACACCTAACCCTTTAATGTGGGTTTTTGGCAAgtcttttaaaagttttaattGAATTGACTAACTCGGGCATAATACGGTTcacaattgttttaaaaaaccaTTATGGAAATCAAATGTTTCCACTGTAACTCTAACCCTAATGTATTCATGGCTCTTGTATagtacttttatattgtttaaaatatgagCGAATCATTTTAGGACTTCATACTTAGtccaaaatgaaacagaatttGTGGTCTTGAATTTAACTTGAAACCTTTAGAAACCCTGGTAAAttaccatatatatatatatataaaaaccgggtttccattttattttctgcCTTAGGGTAAAGAGGTAGCCACAGATGTGAGGCTGCTCCCCCAAGGAACGGTCATCTTTGAGGACATCAGCATCGAGCAGTTCGAAGGCACTGTTGTCAAGGTCATTCCCAAGGTTCCCACCAAAAACCAGGCAAGTAGATAACAAATCTGCCATGactgtttttttcctcaaatcTGTCCTTAATACTTCTTTCTTGTATGACTTGCACCATGGGTACCTACTTTGGACTTGTACCCTCATAGGTGTTGAATATTGTATTGATACCTGTTCCCATCTGCATATATGTTAACTTTAACCCAATGATATTGTTTCTTATGTCTGTGTACTCTTAACTGGTCTAGCTTGTGTTTCCTTGTCTCTTATTGCTGTTTCTGCTAAGACACATGAATTTCCTGTGGGGTCAATAAAGGTTTATTTGATCCTGTCCCTCAGAACGACCCTCTCCCCGGCCGCATCAGTTCCCGCATCGGTTTCGCTGACAAGGAGCTCCCGTTTGGTGAGAAGGACACAAAGTCCAAGGTGACTCTTCTGGAGGGAGACCACATCCAGTTCAACATCTCCACCGACCGCCGAGACAAGCTGGAGAGGGCGACCAACATCGACATCCTCCCTGACACCTTCGACTTCACCAAGGAGAGCCGTGAAATGGTGGGGATTACACAATAATAGATTGTTGTGATCTTCCTGCAGCAGTCTAGTTATATAATCAATAATTGTCACCCATTCCTCTTGCAGGGCGTGATTGCAGCTATACGCGACGGCTTCGGCTTCATCAAGTGCGTGGACCGGGACGCAAGGATGTTCTTCCACTTCAGTGAAGTTCTGGAGGAAAGCCAACTGCACATCTCAGATGAAGTGGAGTTCACTGTTGTGCCTGTAGGTCCTGTTTATAAGCTTTTCACAAAAGTATGTATTCTGTCTTACTACCTAATCAGGCAATTTTGAATGAATCCTCAACAAAAAGCTAACGTAGATGTCCCGTTTGTCACCAGGATATGCTGTCCGCTCAGAGGAACCATGCAGTGCGCATCAAGAAGCTGCCCAAGGGCACCGTGTCCTTCCATACCCAGTCTGAGCAGCGATTTATGGGTGTCGTGGAGAAGGAAGTAGTGGCAGCCAGCACCAAGAATGCCTCCCCCACCAAGGGCAAGGAAAAGGTACCACAGTGTGCGATTATGCCAAATATTAATGTACTTAAAAATGCTCCCAGTGCATTTCAAGACAATAGCCTCGTAGTCCACATGAATTCCtcttcagcttctttttttagttctaattttCCTCTTTGCTTTCTCGTCCTGTGACGACCTCCTGTTCATGCTCCTTGTTAGAAAAGAGACAAGGTAGGACTGTGTCGCTCTGCATGAAGCCACATCTATAAAGTCtcacaaataaatcataaagaaaTGTGCACAGCAATAGTCCATGCTAACACTAACATTTAGTATAAGAATAAGTATTTGATTTCTAGACTGTATTTATGATCAGTGTGACAGATTATGCAGTGTAAGAATAGCAAGTGTGACTGACTAGCCTTTGTCTAAAAGAAGTctgttttctccttttcaaGGCTAAAGTTGTAGAAAAGGTTGGTCTTTGCTGGCACACTGACTGCCTCCTGTACATACTGAGTTAACAGCATGGTATTTGATCACCAATTAACCCTTAAAAACATATAACATGTTGGGAGCAGGGTCCTTCCTTTATAATATTGGCAGCTCCTCGTCTTAGAGACCAGGAAGGTGTTTGTTACTCTGTGGTATAGTTTTGGCCCTTGGAATTAAAACAGTtgatacatatttaataataattgcaAGTTCATCAACAGATTAAGAAGCACTAATGGCACTAAATCGCATGTTGTGATTGGTTCAGGCAAGTACTGTGAATAACCATGGGGAGGATAAATAATGTGAGTATTGCAGAGTGTTCCCAATGAAACTGCAATAGTGATGGGTCATTATGGAGCCATTCATAGTAGCCTGTAACTCAGAGCTGTTGCGGTAAGCTAATGCTTACCAACCA
The Eleginops maclovinus isolate JMC-PN-2008 ecotype Puerto Natales chromosome 1, JC_Emac_rtc_rv5, whole genome shotgun sequence genome window above contains:
- the csde1 gene encoding cold shock domain-containing protein E1 isoform X5, translating into MQVLPPVSEMERGSSEPPVARNTGSAPSTSTAPMTIPRCSSLSCHPHPGSKKHKRTPLYQRSMSFDPGMLHNNGHTAYANGTGPGIRETGVVEKLLTSYGFIQCSERQARLFFHCSQYNGNLQELKIGDDVEFEVSSDRRTGKPIAVKLLKIKPEVLPEERISGQVVSSIPVHLDGKSAPGQVPTGSVCYERNGEVFYLTYTPDDVEGNMHLDTGDKVSFYMDTNKHTGAVSARNIQLVKKKQMRCQGVVCATKEAFGFIERADVVKEIFFHYSEFKGDLEALQAGDDVEFTIKDRNGKEVATDVRLLPQGTVIFEDISIEQFEGTVVKVIPKVPTKNQNDPLPGRISSRIGFADKELPFGEKDTKSKVTLLEGDHIQFNISTDRRDKLERATNIDILPDTFDFTKESREMGVIAAIRDGFGFIKCVDRDARMFFHFSEVLEESQLHISDEVEFTVVPVGPVYKLFTKDMLSAQRNHAVRIKKLPKGTVSFHTQSEQRFMGVVEKEVVAASTKNASPTKGKEKQEAEEGVIAYEDCGEKLTVPYHNKDLEGGYPQVGDKVEFSINEVKRTGLQSAVSIRVLNRNASNAKRLLGFVATLKDNFGFIETANHDQEIFFHYSEMCGDLENLELGDTVEYTLSKGKGNKVSAEKVTKVAAVNGISEDVGVTVMMGKVIRPLRSVDPSQTEYQGLIEITEEGANKGQSYPFGIMGMSNKGDCLQKGELVKFQDCTVTQTGQKMACNVVPQRRAMVECVKDQFGFITYEVGESKKLFFHVKEVQDGLELQTGDEVEFSVVLNQRTGKCSACNVRRVSEGPKPVATPRPDRLVNRLKSITLDDASAPRLVIVRQPRGPDNSKGFSVERKTRQPGVID
- the csde1 gene encoding cold shock domain-containing protein E1 isoform X7 yields the protein MQVLPPVSEMERGSSEPPVARNTGSAPSTSTAPMTIPRCSSLSCHPHPGSKKHKRTPLYQRSMSFDPGMLHNNGHTAYANGTGPGIRETGVVEKLLTSYGFIQCSERQARLFFHCSQYNGNLQELKIGDDVEFEVSSDRRTGKPIAVKLLKIKPEVLPEERISGQVVSSIPVHLDGKSAPGQVPTGSVCYERNGEVFYLTYTPDDVEGNMHLDTGDKVSFYMDTNKHTGAVSARNIQLVKKKQMRCQGVVCATKEAFGFIERADVVKEIFFHYSEFKGDLEALQAGDDVEFTIKDRNGKEVATDVRLLPQGTVIFEDISIEQFEGTVVKVIPKVPTKNQNDPLPGRISSRIGFADKELPFGEKDTKSKVTLLEGDHIQFNISTDRRDKLERATNIDILPDTFDFTKESREMGVIAAIRDGFGFIKCVDRDARMFFHFSEVLEESQLHISDEVEFTVVPDMLSAQRNHAVRIKKLPKGTVSFHTQSEQRFMGVVEKEVVAASTKNASPTKGKEKEAEEGVIAYEDCGEKLTVPYHNKDLEGGYPQVGDKVEFSINEVKRTGLQSAVSIRVLNRNASNAKRLLGFVATLKDNFGFIETANHDQEIFFHYSEMCGDLENLELGDTVEYTLSKGKGNKVSAEKVTKVAAVNGISEDVGVTVMMGKVIRPLRSVDPSQTEYQGLIEITEEGANKGQSYPFGIMGMSNKGDCLQKGELVKFQDCTVTQTGQKMACNVVPQRRAMVECVKDQFGFITYEVGESKKLFFHVKEVQDGLELQTGDEVEFSVVLNQRTGKCSACNVRRVSEGPKPVATPRPDRLVNRLKSITLDDASAPRLVIVRQPRGPDNSKGFSVERKTRQPGVID
- the csde1 gene encoding cold shock domain-containing protein E1 isoform X9 produces the protein MERGSSEPPVARNTGSAPSTSTAPMTIPRCSSLSCHPHPGSKKHKRTPLYQRSMSFDPGMLHNNGHTAYANGTGPGIRETGVVEKLLTSYGFIQCSERQARLFFHCSQYNGNLQELKIGDDVEFEVSSDRRTGKPIAVKLLKIKPEVLPEERISGQVGPDLHAYPFTVLHGYIHPVVSSIPVHLDGKSAPGQVPTGSVCYERNGEVFYLTYTPDDVEGNMHLDTGDKVSFYMDTNKHTGAVSARNIQLVKKKQMRCQGVVCATKEAFGFIERADVVKEIFFHYSEFKGDLEALQAGDDVEFTIKDRNGKEVATDVRLLPQGTVIFEDISIEQFEGTVVKVIPKVPTKNQNDPLPGRISSRIGFADKELPFGEKDTKSKVTLLEGDHIQFNISTDRRDKLERATNIDILPDTFDFTKESREMGVIAAIRDGFGFIKCVDRDARMFFHFSEVLEESQLHISDEVEFTVVPDMLSAQRNHAVRIKKLPKGTVSFHTQSEQRFMGVVEKEVVAASTKNASPTKGKEKQEAEEGVIAYEDCGEKLTVPYHNKDLEGGYPQVGDKVEFSINEVKRTGLQSAVSIRVLNRNASNAKRLLGFVATLKDNFGFIETANHDQEIFFHYSEMCGDLENLELGDTVEYTLSKGKGNKVSAEKVTKVAAVNGISEDVGVTVMMGKVIRPLRSVDPSQTEYQGLIEITEEGANKGQSYPFGIMGMSNKGDCLQKGELVKFQDCTVTQTGQKMACNVVPQRRAMVECVKDQFGFITYEVGESKKLFFHVKEVQDGLELQTGDEVEFSVVLNQRTGKCSACNVRRVSEGPKPVATPRPDRLVNRLKSITLDDASAPRLVIVRQPRGPDNSKGFSVERKTRQPGVID
- the csde1 gene encoding cold shock domain-containing protein E1 isoform X8 — protein: MSFDPGMLHNNGHTAYANGTGPGIRETGVVEKLLTSYGFIQCSERQARLFFHCSQYNGNLQELKIGDDVEFEVSSDRRTGKPIAVKLLKIKPEVLPEERISGQVGPDLHAYPFTVLHGYIHPVVSSIPVHLDGKSAPGQVPTGSVCYERNGEVFYLTYTPDDVEGNMHLDTGDKVSFYMDTNKHTGAVSARNIQLVKKKQMRCQGVVCATKEAFGFIERADVVKEIFFHYSEFKGDLEALQAGDDVEFTIKDRNGKEVATDVRLLPQGTVIFEDISIEQFEGTVVKVIPKVPTKNQNDPLPGRISSRIGFADKELPFGEKDTKSKVTLLEGDHIQFNISTDRRDKLERATNIDILPDTFDFTKESREMGVIAAIRDGFGFIKCVDRDARMFFHFSEVLEESQLHISDEVEFTVVPVGPVYKLFTKDMLSAQRNHAVRIKKLPKGTVSFHTQSEQRFMGVVEKEVVAASTKNASPTKGKEKQEAEEGVIAYEDCGEKLTVPYHNKDLEGGYPQVGDKVEFSINEVKRTGLQSAVSIRVLNRNASNAKRLLGFVATLKDNFGFIETANHDQEIFFHYSEMCGDLENLELGDTVEYTLSKGKGNKVSAEKVTKVAAVNGISEDVGVTVMMGKVIRPLRSVDPSQTEYQGLIEITEEGANKGQSYPFGIMGMSNKGDCLQKGELVKFQDCTVTQTGQKMACNVVPQRRAMVECVKDQFGFITYEVGESKKLFFHVKEVQDGLELQTGDEVEFSVVLNQRTGKCSACNVRRVSEGPKPVATPRPDRLVNRLKSITLDDASAPRLVIVRQPRGPDNSKGFSVERKTRQPGVID